The DNA window GAGTTAAAAAATCTCTCTTTCTCTTCACATTACCAATAAACAAAGCGGCCGAGGGTCATTTCCTTTCCCTTTCACCAACCTCTCTATTCGATCGAAAAACAATGGCCTCTTCTTCCTCTCTCACCCTATCTCAAGCCCTCCTTGCTCGAGCCATCTCTTCCCATGGCTCTGCCCAACCCTCTGACCACCGCGTCTCTCTCTCCGCCCTCTCTATTCCCACTTTCTCCGGCCTTAAATCTGCTTCCCCACGCGCTTCCACTTCCTGTCGCCGGCTTCCCACGCGCTCTACCCGGAATCATCAAGTCCGTTCTGCCGCTGTCGAGACGATTGGTACCGCCGCCGAGACTTCATTGGTCGAGAAATCGGTCAACACGATCAGATTCTTGGCCATTGATGCTGTCGAGAAGGCCAATTCAGGGCATCCTGGGTTGCCCATGGGCTGTGCTCCAATGGGTCACATTTTATACGATGAAGTTATGAGATATAACCCGAAGAACCCTTATTGGTTCAACCGTGACCGTTTCGTATTGTCCGCTGGTCACGGTTGCATGCTACAGTATGCTCTGCTTCACCTCGCTGGTTACGACAGTGTCCGAGTAAGTTTCTTTAGAAGTCTTCAAAGAATCCATATTATTGAGAGCTATTTGACTTTGGATACATGCGTTTTTTTTATTATCTGTTTGTTAAAAACTGGATCTGAGTTCctctttatttatttgataaattatttttattgttaggTAGTACTTCTTTTTAGGATGATTTATGGTAAAAGACAGTTGATTCTTGCACTAAAGGACTAAACTTTATGATTATCGGATTATCCTTTAGGAAGATGATTTGAAGAATTTCAGGCAGTGGGAAAGCAGAACCCCAGGACACCCCGAGAACTTTGAAACACCTGGAGTTGAAGTCACAACTGGTTTGTTTGACTCCTCTGGCAAAGTGATTTGTATTTGATTTTATCAATAAAAGTGAAATGTGTGCGCTTATATCTGGCTTTTTCCTTTACCCGCAGGTCCTCTTGGTCAAGGCATTGCAAATGCTGTTGGATTGGCTCTTGCTGAGAAACACTTGGCTGCTAGATTCAATAAGCCAGACAATGAGATCATCGACCACTACACGTATGATTACTCGCCAATTCTGTCCTTTGTTTTTTATTGCCTGCATGCTCAATCTTAGTGATAGTTTGGCCCTTGTTGTTGTAGATATGTTATTTTGGGAGATGGTTGCCAGATGGAGGGTATTGCAAATGAAGCTTGTTCACTTGCTGGACACTGGGGACTTGGAAAGCTTATAGCTTTCTATGATGACAACCACATTTCCATTGATGGAGACACTGAAATTGCCTTTACAGAGAGTGTTGATAAGCGTTTTGAGGGGCTTGGGTGGCATGTTATCTGGGTCAAGAATGGAAACACTGGCTACGATGAAATTCGTGCTGCTATTAAGGAAGCAAAGGCTGTCAAAGACAAGCCCACTCTGATCAAGGTCTGATATTTTCGAAATGCTTTGTTTGGAAGTAATACGCTTGTATTCTAGATTGATGTGAATATTGTATTCTTGAAATTTAAAGGTTCACGATTCTTAGTTAAACTCATTTCTCCGCTATAACTTTTGATAAAAGTGTGCTGCATCATATTAGAAGCATGAAGAATGCCcttattgaaaattgaaaattcttgCTTCTCTCTATGTATTTACACTTGACTTTGTTATTGAGTTTTTTGAAGTTgctttttcttcttgttcttttcAGGTGACAACCACCATTGGTTATGGATCTCCAAACAAGGCAAACTCATACAGTGTACATGGTAGTGCATTGGGTGCCAAGGAAGTGGATGCTACTAGGAAAAACCTTGGATGGCCATATGAGCCTTTCCATGTACCTGAAGATGTGAAAGGGTAAGGGGAGATCAGTAAATATTTCATCTGATTATATTTTGGTTTGGTGTTCATACTTTTCTGCCATTTTTGCAGGCACTGGAGTCGCCATGTCCCTCAAGGTGCTGCTCTCGAAGCCGAATGGAATGCAAAGTTCTCTGCATATGAGAAGAATTACAAAGAGGAAGCTGCAGAGCTCAAGTCAATAATCACTGGTGAACTACCTGCTGGCTGGGAGAAGGCACTTCCAGTGAGTAGACTTCTGATGTCAAACATccataattttcacaattttcttAATATGATTAATGCAGTCTGATTTTATTGGAATGTAGAATGTCTAGTGACCCTTTCTTTTTGCTACTTCCAGACATACACTCCAGAGAGCCCAGCTGATGCTACCAGAAATCTCTCTCAACAAAATCTCAACGCCCTTGTAAAAGTACTCCCAGGTCTTCTTGGTGGAAGTGCAGATCTTGCTTCTTCCAACATGACCTTGCTCAAAATGTTTGGGGATTTCCAGAAGGACACCCCTGAGGAACGCAATGTTCGGTTTGGTGTTAGGGAACACGGAATGGGAGCTATCTGCAATGGCATTGCCCTTCACAGCCCTGGCCTGATTCCATACTGTGCTACTTTCTTTGTCTTCACTGACTACATGAGGGCCGCCATTAGGATTTCTGCCTTGAGTCAGGCTAGAGTTATCTACGTTATGACCCATGATTCCATTGGTCTTGGGGAAGATGGACCAACTCACCAGCCAATTGAGCACTTGGCAAGCTTCCGTGCAATGCCTAATGTTTTGATGCTCCGTCCAGCTGATGGAAATGAAACGGCTGGAGCATACAAGGTTGCTGTCCTCAAGAGGAAGACACCCTCAATTCTTGCCCTTTCCAGACAAAAGCTACCCCAATTAGCTGGAACTTCCATTGAGGGGGTTGAAAAAGGTGGCTACATCATTTCAGACAATTCTTCAGGCAACAATCCTGATGTAATTCTGATTGGAACTGGTTCTGAGTTAGAGATCGCTGTTAAAGCTGCTGATGAACTAAGGAAGGAAGGGAAGGCTATAAGGGTTGTCTCCCTTGTTTCATGGGAGCTCTTTGATGACCAATCAGATGCCTACAAGGAAAGTGTTTTCCCATCTGCTGTAACAGCTAGAGTGAGTATTGAGGCTGGATCAACATTTGGGTGGGGGAAGATAGTTGGATCCAAAGGGAAGGCAATCGGAATTGATCGGTTTGGGGCAAGTGCACCAGCAGGGAGAATATACAAGGAATTTGGTTTAACTCCAGAGGCTGTTATTGCTGCAGCCAAAGAACTTTGCTAAGCTTGGTTCAAAGTCTCTGCGGAAACTTAAGGTTTTCGATTGAAGATGTCGCTGAAGAGCTGTTCCAATTGTGACAGTCTCttctgttttgttttctttaataagAAACAAATTCAAAATTTCTTTTGTTGCTTATGATTCATCAATAGCAGCAGTGAGCAAAAGGGAGGTTAGAGTTTCTTTATGTTTATGGATTTGTAACTTCTCCTGGGACTTATCCGGATTTCTGCTTTGGCCTGAGTTAAAATGAGTTTGTATAATTTTGCTTTTCAGAATAAACAGTTTGATTCCCCCACACTAAATTGCTTATTTTCTACCCTTTACTTGTTTGACGTACTTTATTGAAGTATCAAGTAAATAATAACACGACCCTACCCGGAAAACGAAAGGTGGTGGGTGGTTGGAATTTGTTGGTAGGTTCCAGTCATTAGAAGAGAAACTTAATGATTCGGAAATGGTTTCAAGCCATTCAAAAAGGCTTGGGGATGTTTGTGGTCGTTGGAGATCCTGTCTATCTTCTTTGTCTTTTATGACTAAAAGTTATTTGACGAACAATGGCTTGCAAAATTAGGAAATTTTCAGTCTCTTATTTTCCAGCCGTATCTCAGTTTGTTACCATGAAATTGACTGTCAAGTCTGGTATTGGCATGGGACCTATTTTAAGAACATGATTGTTGGTTTTATGCATGATTTGGACATGAAAAAGCTACTTCAGCATATTCAGCATATATCCTGATTCCATATTATTTTTCTTCAGCCGCCTTATTATTTTGATGGTGAACCGTGGAAGGTGAAGGTCTACCTACAACACAACTATTGGATTTCTTTTGGCTGTTATGCTCTCTTGCTATAAAACAGATCGAAGGAGAGGACTGTGAAAGAATTctaatattgaaattttttacatATACTTGGATTCAATTGTTTTCGTTAATCATCTTTCAGAGATCTTTAGTTGTTAGGAAGGCTaatatattctttcattctttgcaCTGCTTCTGGCAAGTCCTTTGCACCCTAAGGAATGAAACAACACTTACAAGCTTGAAACCTTTGCTGCAGTTTAATGGGAAACATCAAGCCCAAAATGCATTTGATTTAAAAATGAtgcttactttttttattatcagTAGTTCTGAGCAATAAGTGATTTCTGGGGATGAACATTATATTTGGATGTTGAAATATGCATAtttcttctcctcctcctcctcctcttcttcttcttcccaaCTAAAGACTATTTCCCTGGTTCTTTTCAGCAGCAAAAGGAGACTGAAAGAATGATTGCTGTATGCACAGACACAACTCAGAAGGTAGATTCTAGCTACCTTTATTCTTATACAAATCCTTTAGATGATGCTCGGAGCAAGAGTTGAAGAAGGGCCAGATTATTGTGTAATCATTCCTCCATCCGAGAAATTAAACTAGACAGCAATTGTGATGACCGCCGAATGGCCCTGGCATTCTCTCTTGCAGCCTTCCCTGACTTGATTTGAAGTTGTCGACAAAGAATAAATGAGAGAGGTTCATCCCACTGTCATTAAAACAAGATAATAAAGCAAATTCAGCCTTGCATTTGATGTCAGCTTTTAATCTTTGATAGTCTCCTATCATGGGCAAGTTGAGTTTGCCATGATAGCTTCCTAAATTGTAACTCCTTTTTCTGCTTAGAGTGATGGATGACATGGTGTTTAATCCTTGCCATGAAGACTGTAATATTAAACAGAATGAAACTCAACTGAGGATTGATTCATTGAATATTTCAAGGGCTCTCACCATTTTTTTCTTCGAGGCCTGCAATACAGATTTGCCTTCCATGTCTATGAAAACAGggaattttcttttatattttgcacaCATACAATTTCAGTTGCAACATTATTGTGAGAACTTGGAAAAGAAGTTAGTATAATCTATGGAGCGGCAGTTTAGATTGCCGTAACAATAGGAGGAAGAAACCGACAATGGCAGCAGATTCAGTAACCAGAAGGGAACTTGTTTGACAGGGATAGCTATTGTTGATCATGGGATAAGCGTATTTTCCATAAATGATAGAAAAACATGCACTTTTTACTAGTTCCTGGTTACATTAACTAGCCAGGCATGGAACTTGTTGCCTATTTGCCAGCTCTAAAGTAAGGACAACTTAAAGACAGCTTCCTTTCCACCAGATCCTCACATGGGGTTGGTGGAAGCTGTGAGGAAATTCAATGCTAGAAATTGTCACATGTTGTTCAAGAACaaggatgaagatgaagatgatagGTGAAGGGGCAATGCGTAAGGAGGTTTTTGGTCAGAGTTTGGTGTAAATCTTGAAGCTCACTCTTCTTTAATTTTGATGGGCTTGTAAATGAAGTAAAGCTTTGTTTGAACAAGCTTAGTGTAATTCTTTCTTCAGATTTTAACCATGTGAATTGCTATCTACAATCCACATGATGCTAGCTTAGCTTACATAAATTACAATCCAAGATTTCTATAGAAAATTCCAGAGGAAAGTTGGTTGCTTTTGCCTTACattgcaataataataataactacaGTATTTGTAGTGGCATCATAATGTATTTATATTCGGAGACACTTTGACATGGATTAACATTAGGAAACAAATGAATCAGAATGAtgctgcaaaaaaaaaaaaagaaaccatttttaagttattaattgcATATTTAGGCAAAATCATGctgatcatgaatgagaaatcaTCTTAAATTGTTGagaaagttttaagttttaattgtctctgtttttgttttgtttttttaattgtcAAAAGAAATACAACAAGAAAATGTTTAAACTCCCTAATTTTAACCAAGTCCattgatttctttaaattaaataccatttgtttttattaaaaaaaccctCTTTTgttctctcttctttaattttAGAGCCATTAGAAGAGAGACTAAATAAACCCAAAccaacaacaaacaaacaaaacaaacaaacccTTCCTTCCAAAGATTCCCCATTTCATCACAAAATAAAAAGAGAGCTTGCACGAGAGAAGTCCACCACCACCCCCATCCCAAAATCCACCCCCAAACTAATAGCAAGATCTCCCCTTTCCGCCTGTACCTCCGCCGTCTCCGCCGCCGCCGAAGCAGAGTTATCCTCAAACGATAGATACCCATTTCTCCAAAtcctaataaaaaaaagaagaaaaaaaagatattcCAAAGTCGACGTCTTTTTCCAAATAACCTCAGAAATGTCAAAACAAATGTCTCATCTTGACGACATTCCATCAACGCCGGGGAAATTCAAGATGGAAAAATCGCCGTTCGTTCACAATCGGCTGAGGTGGCATTCCTCTCTTGCAAAGCtcacattttggtcatttatctTCTTGGGCCTGATCTTGATCTTCTTCTTTCGATCTCCCTCTTCCAATCCCCTTCCGCAAGATCCTTCCCGACGCTCTCTCCGTACGTACAACTGGGGTGGACCCGCTTGGGAAAAAAGGGTTCGTTCCTCTGCTTGTGTCCGTTCCCACAATGGCATCTCCGTTTTGGTTACTGGAGCTGCCGGCTTCGTTGGAACCCACGTGTCGGCTGCTTTGAAAAGGCGCGGCGATGGTGTTCTTGGACTTGATAATTTCAATGACTATTATGACCCTTCACTGAAAAGAGCTCGGCAAGCACTTCTGGAACGAAGTGGGGTTTTCATTGTGGAAGGAGATATCAATGATTCGGCTCTTTTGAGGAAGCTTTTCGAGGTTGTTGCATTTACGCACGTTATGCATTTGGCTGCTCAAGCTGGGGTCAGGTATGCAATGGAAAACCCTGGCTCTTATGTTCATAGCAACATTGCTGGTCTTGTTAGTTTACTTGAAGTTTGTAAGTCAGCCAATCCACAGCCTGCAATTGTGTGGGCTTCTTCTAGTTCTGTTTACGGTCTTAATACCAAAGTTCCGTTTTCTGAGAAAGATAGGACTGATCAGCCTGCTAGTTTATATGCTGCTACTAAGAAAGCTGGTGAAGAAATTGCACATACTTATAATCATATATATGGACTTTCTTTAACTGGTTTGAGGTTTTTCACGGTTTATGGTCCATGGGGAAGGCCGGATAtggcatatttctttttcactaGGGATATTTTGAAGGGGAAGTCCATACCAATATTTGAGGCAGCTAATCATGGTACGGTGGCTAGGGATTTTACCTACATTGATGATATTGTTAAAGGGTGTTTAGCAGCACTGGATACTGCCGAGAAGAGTACCGGTAGTGGAGGGAAGAAGAAGGGTCCGGCTCAACTGAGGGTATATAATTTGGGGAATACTTCGCCTGTGCCAGTTTCAGATCTTGTGAGTATCTTGGAGAGGCTGTTGAAAGTTAATGCAAAGAGGGATATTATGAAGTTGCCACGAAACGGGGATGTTCAGTTTACTCATGCCAATATTAGCTTGGCTCAGAGAGAGCTTGGATATAAGCCCTCAACTGATTTGCAGACTGGTTTGAAGAAATTTGTCAGGTGGTATCTTGGTTACTATAATGGTGGGAAGAAGGCTGCTGGGTGATTCATTCTTTGAATTGCGGTAGGATCCTCCAAATTCTTGTTCATTATCATTCGAATCCTTGTTTTTAACATTTCTCTGTTCGTTAGGAAATTATCGTTGTTTCATACATCTTTAATGATGCCATCGTATAAGGAAGGATATCATGTCCTACTTGGGAGAAGTTTTGTGATAACTGGACATTGTTTGCTGGCCAGGCACACGTTGTATCAAAAGAacaccagatttttttttttcatttttctgtcCCTTGAAATGTAACTGTTGTAGTTTTTCCGTTTAGAACTTATGAACTGATAGAGCATATGTCATTGATAATAAAATAGAACTCGATAATATGACCGTTGGGTTGCATTTGGAAATTTACTTTGTGACTTTTCTTCTAATGTTTACCAATCCCCACCCcccaaagcaaaagaaaaaagaagatgcCCTCCAACTTCATTGTACTTTTGTAAAATTAATGTGCTCATGTTGATGCCTTGCTGTTCTCTTTTGCCTTTAAGATAAGTAATTTTTTCTTGACTTTGACACCTTAAAAAGCCAATGGTCCAAGCTTtgcttatttcttcttttttagtTAATGCTAGATCATTGCTAATTGCACATTTTCATTCAATAGCATAGAGGTATTGCTCCTTTCATGTTTTTTCTTAGAGCTtgatataaatgaataaatatgatAGGGTTCCTAAGATATGTTTGATTGAGTTGATGTTTAAGAGCTGACAATCGGCTGTTTAACTTTAGGAATATGATTTTTCTGTTACTACTTGATTTATGGATTTTTTGAGCTTTGTACACAAAGTAGTGTTATCCAACTTGGTCCATGATCCAAGAATCATTTAGGTTTACAAATAGTGGAACACTAGGCGATCCAAGACGATTTTATTCATGGCGTGGTCCATAAAGAACTAAAAGATCCTTATCAATAGAAGCATCTGCTTAAAGCTatcttttgataatttattttaacattggCATTTTCATAGAAAGTGGTGTCTTTGTAAGTCTTGCAGCGGTTGAAAACCTCATTTTACACGATGTGAGCATAATTTATGTAGCTAAAATGAAGTCACATGGATTGTTCATCAAAGCAAGATATGGAATACTGGGTCAGACGCATCTAAATCAGTAGTTTTTTTCTCTTATTATCTAAGATCGCTTATTGTATCTTGTGGGTTTGATGCCATTTGTCTACTTTCAGAATCATAAATGTTTTTAGTGTTCCACTGGCAGTGAAAGATAATTATGGGTTCTTTCATTGAAGAATGTACTTTATTAAGGAGGTTGACGAAATTCTTACCGAGGCAACTCTTTAATAAACATCAAGCCTATAGTGCTAGTTTAAAGAATTTGATGAAGTGTTAGATTAGATCAAATATGTTGTCTGCTAAACTAAAACTTTCCGAGGCATCTATCGAGTTAACTTGACCAAAATGACGAGGCTTCATAATACGTCTTTTGTACTTATCTTACTAGCTTGATTTGTGTTGAATTTTGCTGTTTTCTGTGTCATGGTCAGTATTTGTGGATAAGGAGAGATTTTTTATGTACGAAGAAGTCCATTGAATACATGAGAAGTCAGAATGGTGTTGAGGCATGTGCAGTTGTCTGTGTGTAAGCTGTTGTTGGAATGGGTGTTGAGGAATACGAGATGGGATGAAAAGGTGGTGATGGTCTCCCAAAGTGGATTACCTTGGCTTTTTTTCTGTTGTCCCATTGTTCCAAAGCCTCAAGGCTCAAGGATTGGGCGTTTCCTTTATCCATCTTGAACAATGGAAATACTCAAATTTCAGGCTCGTTTTGCATATCATAAATGAGACAAAATACCTCCATAAGGGTAAGAAAGTAATTTGAAGGATTGAAATCCTAATTTAAAACCGACAAAGAAAAAATTGCTGGGGTCATTTTGCCTTTGAAGTTTTCTTGGGCTAATCTACATAAATAATAggcttaattaaaaactaaaccaGCAAtggcaaaaaataataataataagggccCGATAATGAATCACTAACAGAAGGACTAGAAGaataaaaaccctagcccaaactTCCGTTTTGATTCTGGGCTAGGGTTTCTTTGCTCTTAGCAATTAGCAGGCAATACAGAATCAGAGGTGAAGCAGCTAAGCTTGGAATTCTTCCATCATGGGTCGTATGCACAGCCGAGGGTTTGTATCCTCTTTCgcatctcttttttcttttcttttcttttctttctaaatCTTTTATCATAAACAACCATGTGATTATCTGGTCGAATTGTACTGTAATTGCTTCTTTTTTTTGACATGACTGTCTGTGCAGTAAGGGGATTTCTGCATCTGCCCTGCCTTACAAGAGGACTCCACCTAGTTGGTTGAAGATCTCCTCTCAAGATGTGAGTCACTGTTTTAATCATTCCCTAAACTTTTGCTTCTGCTTTAGTTAGGCAAATGAATGATAGTATCCTTTTACCTTCTTTAAAAGAGATTTCGACTTTTCGTTTCGAAATTGGTTATATGAGAAGTGGAGTTACTCCTTTAATCCCTTATGTCAGTTGAGTCCTCGAAGAACCAGATGCTTTAACAAATGTAACATGGTATAGTTGTTATCCTCATTGACTGTGATACAATCCAATGCAATGTTATGCTCTGCTTGAAACCTAAAGTTATTCAATAGTAATGCCTACATTTTAAACTGGTTGCTTTGCTTCATTAAGTGAAACTTGTCAGGATTTATGAAGTAAAACTAAAGATAGGTTCAATAGAAAATTGAAGTTTGATATTGCATGTACTTATGTTTCAGTATTTTGTTTTGACTTTTTCACCTTTGTGAAATGTGGAATCTTAATATTCATTTATTCTTTCTGTTGGTTACTTGACATAAGCCTCAAGTTGTTTCGAGCTCAGGTTACCATATTTTTGTGGAAGatattattttggtttatgtatCCCACAAATGTAGCTGGAAGTTGTAGTCTTGAATGAATGAAATAATAGTAGTTGTTAATCAAGTCTTCCTCAAACCCCTATCTTGATTTCATCTTTTAGGTTGAGGATAACATTTGCAAGTTTGCAAAGAAGGGTTTGACCCCATCTCAAATTGGTGTCATTCTCCGAGATTCTCATGGGATTGCTCAGGTGAAGAGTGTTACTGGCAGCTAGATTTTGCGGATACTGAAAGCCCATGGTGCATCTTTATTCAACATTTTCTACTATTCCATTTTCCTTCAGATTGGAAGATTAACATTCAACTCATCCCTTTTTCTTTGTCAGGTCTTGCTCCTGAAATACCTGAGGATCTGTACCACCTGATTAAGAAAGCCGTTGCCATCAGCAAGCATCTTGAGAGGAACCGAAAAGACAAGGATTCGAAGTTTAGGTTGAT is part of the Gossypium hirsutum isolate 1008001.06 chromosome D11, Gossypium_hirsutum_v2.1, whole genome shotgun sequence genome and encodes:
- the LOC107911586 gene encoding transketolase, chloroplastic, whose amino-acid sequence is MASSSSLTLSQALLARAISSHGSAQPSDHRVSLSALSIPTFSGLKSASPRASTSCRRLPTRSTRNHQVRSAAVETIGTAAETSLVEKSVNTIRFLAIDAVEKANSGHPGLPMGCAPMGHILYDEVMRYNPKNPYWFNRDRFVLSAGHGCMLQYALLHLAGYDSVREDDLKNFRQWESRTPGHPENFETPGVEVTTGPLGQGIANAVGLALAEKHLAARFNKPDNEIIDHYTYVILGDGCQMEGIANEACSLAGHWGLGKLIAFYDDNHISIDGDTEIAFTESVDKRFEGLGWHVIWVKNGNTGYDEIRAAIKEAKAVKDKPTLIKVTTTIGYGSPNKANSYSVHGSALGAKEVDATRKNLGWPYEPFHVPEDVKGHWSRHVPQGAALEAEWNAKFSAYEKNYKEEAAELKSIITGELPAGWEKALPTYTPESPADATRNLSQQNLNALVKVLPGLLGGSADLASSNMTLLKMFGDFQKDTPEERNVRFGVREHGMGAICNGIALHSPGLIPYCATFFVFTDYMRAAIRISALSQARVIYVMTHDSIGLGEDGPTHQPIEHLASFRAMPNVLMLRPADGNETAGAYKVAVLKRKTPSILALSRQKLPQLAGTSIEGVEKGGYIISDNSSGNNPDVILIGTGSELEIAVKAADELRKEGKAIRVVSLVSWELFDDQSDAYKESVFPSAVTARVSIEAGSTFGWGKIVGSKGKAIGIDRFGASAPAGRIYKEFGLTPEAVIAAAKELC
- the LOC107911908 gene encoding UDP-glucuronate 4-epimerase 3, which produces MSKQMSHLDDIPSTPGKFKMEKSPFVHNRLRWHSSLAKLTFWSFIFLGLILIFFFRSPSSNPLPQDPSRRSLRTYNWGGPAWEKRVRSSACVRSHNGISVLVTGAAGFVGTHVSAALKRRGDGVLGLDNFNDYYDPSLKRARQALLERSGVFIVEGDINDSALLRKLFEVVAFTHVMHLAAQAGVRYAMENPGSYVHSNIAGLVSLLEVCKSANPQPAIVWASSSSVYGLNTKVPFSEKDRTDQPASLYAATKKAGEEIAHTYNHIYGLSLTGLRFFTVYGPWGRPDMAYFFFTRDILKGKSIPIFEAANHGTVARDFTYIDDIVKGCLAALDTAEKSTGSGGKKKGPAQLRVYNLGNTSPVPVSDLVSILERLLKVNAKRDIMKLPRNGDVQFTHANISLAQRELGYKPSTDLQTGLKKFVRWYLGYYNGGKKAAG